The nucleotide window CCGAGGCCGTCGGCAAGGTCTCGCTCGCGGACGTTGCCTTCGCGGGGGGGCAACCCTTTTCGGCCCACGTGTCCTGGGACCAGGGGTTCAGCGCAGAGAAGGGGCGTCTCGATCTGCGGTCCTTCGAGCTTGCGCTCGGACCGATGAAGGTGCGCTTACAAGGCCTGCTCACGCATTTGCATGCGGTGCCCCGGATCGAAGCGCTCGATGTAGCGTCGGAGGCGCTTTCGTTCGACACTTTGGCCCGCCTGTGGCCTGGATTCGACGAAGCGACCGCGCCGGCCGTGCTGCGCGGTCCCTTTGAGCTTTCCGCAAAGGCGTCGGGCCGGGCGGAGGCGGCGGATGTCGACGCGCGGTTCAGCTTGACAGGCGCGGCCATCCGCATTCCCGACGTGTTCGTGAAGCCGCCCGGGACGGCGCTGGCCCTCGAGGCGCGCTTGAAGAGCACTCCCGAGAGGCTGACGATCGAGCGCGCGTCGCTCCAGGTGGCCACGTGGACGACCCAGCTTGCGGGGCACGTGGACACGCTGCCGGCAGGGCCGCGTCTGGATCTGAAGGTGTCTACGCCTTCACCCGAAGTGGCGGGTGTGATGATGCTCCTGCCTGCCGTGAAAACCAACCTCTCGCCCAAGCGCCCGCTCGCAGGCCGCGTGGAGGTGACGGGTGCCCTCGCGGGCCACGCAGAGGCGCTCGACTACGACCTGCGGGTCAACGTGGACGGTCTCGACGTTGATGCCGCCGCGGCGCAGATGCACGGCGGCGGGTCGCTTGCAGTGGCAGGGAAACAAACCCCGGCGGCGGCGTCCGGTCGGCTGCAGATGGATTTCACCCGCCTCGAAGCCCGTTATCCCGCGCTGCTGGGAAAGCCCGCAGGCAGTCCGCTCGTCCTGGACGTGAAGTTCGATGCGAAGAACCTGAAGGGCGCCGACGTGGTGGCGGACATCGTGGCGTCCCTCGCGGCCGCTGGCCTCGATCTCAGCGCCAGGGCGCACGTCGAAGGGGCGGCTCCCGCGCAGCGCTTCGAGGCGTCGCTGTCGTTTGCGCCCTTCGCTACGCAGCCGCTGTTGGCCTGGCTGCCGGCCGCGACGGCAGGGATCAAGCCCATGACCGTCGGCGCCACGATCAGCGCTTCGGGGCGGACGGATCGGCCATCGTCGCTCGCGCTCGCGGTTCCCTCGTTCTCGGTCAAAGCAGGGCAGTCGGATCTCGAGGGGAGGTTGACCTTTGCGAATCCGGAGGCCCCCACGTTCGAGCTGACCGCACAGTCACAAAGGTTCGTCGTCGAAGACTTCGTGGTGGACGACGGCACGAAGGAGGCGGCTTCGGCCCCCGCCCCGGCGGCAAAGCCCGAAGCCGCGGCGCCGCCGAACCCCCTTCTGACCGCGGCGAAGGGTCGTATTCAAGTTGCGATCGCCAAGGGGCGCGCCGACACGATCACCTTCGACGACCTCGCAGCGAAGCTCAGGGTGGGCGAGGGGCTGGCCGTTGCCGAGACCCTCGAGGTGGACGTCTTCGGGGGCCGCTTCTCCGGGTCGGGCACGCGGGTGCCGCTGGCCGAGACGGGCACCCCCTTCTTGATCAAGGGCGCCTTGAAGAACATCGACTTGGCGATCCTGACGCAGCAATTGGCGAAGGAGCGTGGCCTCGTCAAGGGGCGCTTCGATGCGAAGGTGGACTTGACCACACGGGATCTTGCACCCGCCATTTTGGCGGAGTCGTTGACGGGGATCATGGGCGCCGACCTCCACGACTTCACATTGGAGGTGGGGGACGCGCTGGGCGAGCTCCGCGGCGCCCTGCAGGCCCGGTTCGACAAGGCACCGGCGCTCAAGAAGGCCTTGGCGAAAACGAAGGACCGGCTGACGAAGCTGGACGACTGGAAGATCAAAGACGCGGCGACCACCTTGCGCTTCGACGAAGGCGTGTTGAAGCTGGTCGAGCCGCTCGAGACCTCGCTGGCAGGCGGCGCCGCCCGCATGGGCGGCAGCGTGAGCTTCGCGGAGCGTCGGCTTGGCCTGGAAGGCACGTGGCAGGTCCCTGCCGCCGTGATCGCCGAGCTCACCGGTGGCGAGGTGACGATCCAGGAAGGCGTGCCGGTGGGGGTGCGCGTGGAGGGGCCGCCCACGGCGCCCCGGGTGCGGTTGGCGGACGTGGACACCTTCGCGCTGACCTTGCTCAAGGCCTACGCGTCGTCGAAGGGACGGGCGCTCCTCGAGGGCGCGCTCGGCGGGGCGCTCGACAAGGCTCCCTTGCCCGCAGGGGCCAAAGGAAAGCTTGCCGATGTCGTCGCCGATCCGGCCAAGGCGCGGCGGGACGCAGAGGAAAAAGCCCGCGCGCGGGTGGAAGCCGAGGCCGCGGAAGCGCGGCAACGGGCCGAGCAGGCGGCCCGCGCCAAAACGGCCGAGCTCGAGGCCCGGGCGAAGGCCGAGGCCGAGGCCCGCGCGGCCGAAGTGCGACGCCAGGCCGAAGCAGCCGCGAAAAAAGAGGCCGAGGCGCGCGCCAAAGACAAGGTCAAGGACAAGCTCAAGAAGCTGCCCGTCCCGTTCTGACGGCGGTCGCGGGCGGGCTGGGTGTCACGAGGCTCGGGCGCAAAGAGCGGCGCCTGAGCATCAAAGAAGCCCATGACAGCCACCACGGTTGCGCAGCGACTGTCCCCGGGCGCCTTGCGGGCACAGGCGCCCTGGTTGCTTCGGGTGTCGCGCCCCGCGCTCTGGATCAACACGGTGGGAACGGCTTTCGTGGGCTTGTGGATGACGGGCACGTTGTTCACGTGGCGCTTCGTGCCCGTCCTGCTGTGGCTGACGCTCCCCTTCAATTTGCTGATCTACGGGGTCAACGACGTCTCCGACCTCGATACCGACGCCCGCAACGAACGCAAGGGAGGGTGGCAGGGGGCGCGGATTGCCAGCCACGACGTGGGCTCGATCCTGCGCTGGGTGGCCGCCCTGAACCTTCCATTTCTGCTGTATTTCGCAGGAGCGTACCCCTGGCAAGCGGTGGCGGTTGCGCTGCTCTACGCAGGCATCTTCATTGGCTATTCGTTACCGCCTCGCTTCAAGGCCCATCCCTTCGTGGATAGCCTCAGCAACGCAGCCTATGCTCTGCCTCTCGTGCTCGTGCCCGTGGCGCTGGAGGCGCCGGTGTCATGGATGGCGGCTGCCGGCTTGATGGTCTGGAGCGCTGCCAAGCACAGCTTCGACGCCATCCAGGACCGCGCCGAGGACAGCGCCGCCGGCCTCGAGACCACCGCGGTGGTGCTGGGGCAAGCCGGAACGCTCGTCTACTGCGGCGCCCTGTGGCTCTTGTCCACGCTCTGTTTCGCCACACTCGACGTCACGTTGGCTCTGCTCAACGGGGTCTTCGCTGCGGGGCTGATCGTGCGCATGGCCCGGGCCCGTACACGTTCTGCTTACGAGCGCGTCTATGCCTGGTCCGTGGCGTTCCCCTACGTCGTCGGCGGCTACGCGGGCGTGGGGCTCGCGCTCTCACTCGCCCGGGCGCAGTGGGGACACTGACGTGCGCGGCAAAGAGGTTCTGGTCCTGGGGGGAGGTCTGGGAGGGCTGACGACCGCGGCGCTGCTTTGCGCCCGGGGCCATCGCGTCACTCTGGTCGAAAAGAACGCGTGGCTGGGCGGCAAGTCACGTCGGCTCACTCACCACGGTGTGGTCATCGACACGGGGCCCGCGCTCGTCACCTTCCCCGAGGTCTGGGAGGGGGTGGTGCAGACTTGGCGCGCGGCGTTTCCCCAGCTCGCCTCGCAGATCGCCTGGCCGCGCTTCTTGCGCCTGCCCGGGCTCGGCCTTTACCGCCACGAACACTACGCCCTCACATTGCCCCCAAGTCCCGCCGACCCCGGAGCCGAAGCCTTCGCTGCGTACGCCGCGCGGTACGCCCCGCTCGGCCCCCTGTTGTCGCGTCTTTTGCAGGTTGATCCTCGTGATCGCCGGGCCATCGGGCCCGCGTTGCGCATGATGCAGAGGCTTCGCTTTGCCAGCTCGATGCACGCGTGGATGCGGCGAAACCAGCCCCTGCCTCCGCCCCTCGGAGAGCTCATCGCCATCCACGCGCTCAATGCCGGGGCCGGGCCGCGCGACGTGCCCTCGCTCTACGGCGCCCTGCCGGCCGTCATGGCCGATGCAGGCGTCTTCGTGCCCGAAGGCGGGGTGTACCGATTGGTGCAAACTCTGGTCTCCCTGTTGGAGGCGGGTGGGGTGCAGATCCGCACCGGCTGCGCGGCCACGCGCATCGACGGAGAGCGGGTGACCCTCGACGGCGGGCAGACCCTGCGCGCTGACGCCATCGTGAGCAACCTGGATCCGGTGTGTACCGAGCGGCTTTTGTCGGAGCCGGCATCACCCTCGCAACGGCCGCATCGGGAAAAGCTCAGCTGTTCGGTCATGGCCTTCCATGGCGCCGTCGACCCCGCCAAGACAGCAGGCTGGCCGCTTCATCAAGTCATCATGCCCGCCGATTCCCCCTCTTTCTTTGCGGCCCTCGGGGCGGGGCTGTGGCCTGCCACCACGATGGCATTTCTCCATCATCACCCGCTTGGCCATCCCGCCAACCCCGACCCGCACCACGCGACCCTGGCGGTGTTGTTGACGGTCCCGGCGGGCCCCCCGCCACCCGAAGCGGAGGCCTTCGTGGCGCGGCAGCTCCGCCGCATCGAGCGCCTCACGGGCCTTGACGTGGCCGCGCTCGACCCCCACCGACCCGGGCGCGCCTGGGTGGCGCCTCCGCTGGCCCTCACCCCGGCGTACTACGGGGCGTTCGGTCACCCGAGCGGTGCGCTGTATGGACAGCTTCATCCGCCGCACCGGGCGGGGCCCTTCCACCCGGTGCCTACGCGGCATCCTCGGCACCCGTTGCTCTTTCGCGTGGGGGCCGGAATTCATCCGGGGGGAGGCATTCCGGCGGTGCTTGCGGGGGCACGCGGCGTGGCTGCGGCCGTGCATGCTCATCTCGGGGCGGATGCCCTCCCGACGCGGCCCGCGGTCCGCACGCAACACCAGCGGTCACCGGGCGAGGCCGCATGAGCTGGGGCCGTCCATCGGCCCTTGGGCGCAGCCACCGCATAAAGCTCGCGTTCCTCGGCGCGCTGCTCGTCCTCGGCGTGGGGGCGGTGGGGGTGGTGCATTTTCCGCAGCAACCCGGGCAGGCCGCGCTGAGCGCGGTCTTCACCGTGCTCATGGCGGTGCCTGCGGGCGCGGCGTTCCTCCAGCGTCTCGGGGCCCGCCGCGGGCTTGCCATCCTGGCGCTGCTCTCCGTCTTCGGCTTCGCCATCGAAGGCACGGGCGTGGCCACGGGCTGGCCTTACGGCGCCTTTCGTTACGGCGACGCGCTGGGCCCGAAGCTGCTGGGCCTCGTGCCCTGGACCTTGCCCTTTTCTTGGGTGCCTCTCGTGCTCGCGGCCGTGGCCCTCGCGTCGTCCGGGCGCAAGGTGCGGCACCCGCTCGTTGTGGCCTTCATCGCCACCGCTTACCTCGTGGCCTTCGACCTGGTTCTCGATCCCGCTGCCACCCGCTTGGGTTTCTGGAGCTGGCAAGACCCCGCGGCCGGGGCTCGCGTCATCGAGACGCTGCGGTTTTACGACGTACCGCTGTCCAACTTTCTGGGGTGGATCGTATCGTCCCTGGCGGCCAGTCTGCTTTTGCTCGCGTGTCTACGGATCGCAAGGGTGGGTCTTGTGGCCCACCCCACGCTGCTCGGCACCTGGGCTGCGAACCTCGTCTTCTTGACCCTCGTCAATGCGCTCTTGGGGTTCGTTTTGCCCGCCTTACTGGGCGTGACGCTCGCCGGGCTGACGGCGGCACGACTTCAGCTTTCAGGCAGCGGGCGCGGGGGCAGGGACACGTAACGTCCAGACCCGGGGCGGCGCTTCGTTGCGGGCCCTGTCGAACGTCAAGCATTCGAGCCTCGAGCATTCATTTTCGTTGCCTCTCCTCAGGGCACCAAGACCAAATGCCCCCGTGGTAACGAGTCGACCCGCAGGCCCTGCTGCCACCCGCTGCACACGCCCCCTCGGCGTGGTCTGCTTGGCCCTGGCCTCTGTGATCTCGCTCACGTTGTGCTGCGCTTCTGCGCGCGCAGCGGACAAGCCCAGCCCGGTCAGCTTCGACGAGCACATCCGGCCCTTGTTGGAAAAGCATTGCACGCGTTGCCACGGCAGCGGCAAACAGCGCGCGGGCCTGCGCCTCGACCGGCGCCCCGCCGCGGCCTTCGATGACGGGATCATCACGCCGGGCCGTCCCGACAAAAGCACGCTTTATCTTCTGCTCGTGACGGGTGATGCCGACGATCGCATGCCGCAAGACGCGCCCGCCCTGATGCCCGACGAGGCTGCGTTGGTTTCCCGCTGGATTGCGGAAGGAGCGCCGTGGCCCGCGCACGATCCTGACGACAAGGCCACCACGCACTGGGCGTATCAGGCGCCCGTACTGCCCACGCTTCCTGCGCTCGACGATCCCTGGATCAATAACCCGATCGATGCGTTCGTGCGGGAGGTCATGCGGGCCAAAGGCCTGCGCCCCTCGCCGCGCGCGGAGCCTGAGGTGCTGATGCGCCGGGTGAGCCTGGACCTCACCGGGCTGCCCCCGAGCCCGGACGAAATCGATGCCTTCACGCAAGACGCGTCGCCTGATGCCTGGGAGCGCTTGGTCAAGCGGCTTTTGGCGTCTCCGCAGTACGGCGAGAGGTGGGCCCGCCCCTGGCTGGATCTGGCCCGTTACGGGGACTCGAACGGCTACGAAAAAGATCGTCTGCGATCGATGTGGATGTTTCGCGACTGGGTCATCGAAAGCCTCAACGCCAACATGCCCTTCGATCGCTTCACCATCGAACAGCTCGCCGGCGACATGTTGCCGAACGCGACGACCGCTCAGAAGATCGCGTCGGGTTTTCACGCGAACACGCTGCTCAACGAAGAAGGAGGCGTGGACCCTCTGGAGGCGCGCTTCGAGGTGATGGTCGACCGTACCAACACCACGGCGTCCGTGTGGATGGGATCCACGCTCGGCTGCGCGCAGTGCCACAACCACAAGTACGATCCCTTCTCGGCACGCGACTACTACCGGTTCCTGGCGTTCTTCGACAACACGGAGACCATCACCACCGGAGACTTCGCGGGAAACGGGCGCCCCATGGGCGATCCCAAGCTGCTCGTGCCGAACGAAGCGCAGGCCAGGGCGCTCCAGCAGCTGAGCCGCGCCTTGCAGGACGCCCAACGGCAGCTCGATACCGATACACCTGCCGTGGTGTCCGAGCGCGCGGCATGGATGCAAAGCGCCCTGGGCCAGGCACGCGCCTGGAAGACGGTGGAAGAGGTGCGGGGACAGTCCGCGCACGGGGCACGCTTCTCCCTGCGCCCCGATCGTGCCGTGTTGGTGAGCGGTCCAAGCTCGCCCACCGACGACTACACGCTTCGTGTCAGCTCACCCGCGAAGCGGGTCACCGCGTTGCAGATCGAGGTGCTTCCGGATGCGTCGCTGCCCGAAGGGGGACCTGGGCGGGCCCCCAACGGCTCCTTCATGATCTCGCGGCTGCGGGTGTTTGCGGCTCCGCGGGGCCGGCCGGCCGAACGCGTGGAGGTGCGCCTCGCGCGGGCCATCGATTCCGTGGCCAACAAGACGTCGCCCGCGGAAGACATGCTCGACGACGACCCCCACACTGGCTGGTCGATCGGCGCGCAGATGGGGACGGCGCAGCTGGCTGCCGTGGAGTTCGCCACGCCTCTTTTCTTCGATGACGGCGTCGAGCTCACCGTCACGCTCGAGCACCAGTCCATCCATCCGGAGCACACGCTCGGCTGCTTTCGTCTCTCCGTGAGCGAAAATGCCGAGGCGTTGGTCTTCTTGGGTATGCCCGCCGAGGTGCGCACCTTCGTGCAGAAGCCCGCCGCCCGTGCCGCCGACGCGCCCGCTGCCGTGGCAGCGTTTCACCGCAGCGTATCGAAGGTGCTAGCGCCCGTGCGGGAGCGTATCGAGTCCCTCGGACGATCCATCGAAGCGCTCGGGATCCCCAGCACTCTGGTCATGAAGGAGAAGGCAGGCCCAGCACCCCCCTCGACACCCTTCCGCGACAAGGGCGCCTTCACCAGCCCTGGAGAGCCGCTGGCGGCCGGCACCCCTGCCGTGTTGCCGCCCATGAACCCCGCGTTGCCCCGCAACCGACTGGGCTTGGCGCAATGGCTGGCGTCGCGTGACAACCCCCTCATCGCCCGCGTGACCATGAACCGCATGTGGGAAACACTGTTTGGGCGAGGGCTCGTGGAGACGGCGGAGGACTTCGGCACGCAAGGCTCCCCCCCCTCACACCCCAAGCTGCTCGATTGGCTCGCGGTGACCTTCATGGATAAGGGCTGGGATGCCAAAGCGATGCTCGAGCTCATCGTCAGCTCGGCCACGTACCAACAGAGCGCGCGCACCTCCCCGCGCTTGCAGGCGCTGGACCCGTACAACGTTTATCTGGCGCGAGGGCCTCGCTTCCGGGTCGAAGCCGAGATGGTGCGCGACATCGCGCTTGCTGCCAGCGGACTTCTGTCCCTCAAGAGGGGAGGCCCCAGCGTGTTCCCCCCCCAACCCGAGGGCGTTTGGGAGATCCCGTACAACGACGCCGTGGATTCGCCGCGCTGGACGACCGCCTCCGGAGAGGATCGGTTTCGCCGGGGCGTCTACACGTTCATCCGGCGCTCGGCCACCTATCCCGTGCTCACGACCTTCGACGGCAACAGCCGGCAGGTCTGCACCGTGCGGCGCATACGCACGAACACACCTCTGCAGGCGCTGACGCTGCTCAACGACCAAGCGTTTCTCGAGATGGCGCGTGGGCTTTCCGAGCGCATGGCCAAAGAGGCAGGTAGCCACCCCACGGCGCGCCTCCAGCACGGACATCGCCTGGCGACCGGCAGGCGTGCCAGTGCAAAGACGCTTGGAATTCTGACAACGTTGCTGCACAACGAAGAGAAGCGCTTCGCCAGGGCCGGCGCCGTGGCTTTGCTCGAACAGACACGGGCGGGCTCACGGTCGGCCGAAGACGCTGCGCGGGTGGGCGCGCCGCACGAGCAAGCGGCCTGGACGTTGGTGGCCAACGTCTTGCTGAACATGGATGCCACGCAGACCAAGGAATAGCGACTCGTGACGATAAGGCTGACTGGCGGTCGACTGACCCGCAGGCACGTGCTCACGGGCGCGGGACTTGGGAGCCTGGCTTTGGCGGACCTCTTGGGCCGGGAGGCCGAGGCCCGCACGGGCGTGCCGGTGCAGGGGCCTGCCAAGGCCAAGAGCGTGATCTTTTTGTTCATGGCCGGGGCGCCGTCGCAGCTCGATCTCTTCGACCACAAACCGGATCTGCAGCGCTGGAATGGCAAACCCTGCCCCGACGAGTTGATCAAGGGGGAGCGCTTTGCGTTCATCAAGGGGCGGCCGCGCTTGTTGGGCTCTCCCTACCGCTTCGCGCGCTGTGGGCAAACGGGGGCCGAGGTCTCGGAGCTGCTTCCGCACTTTCGTGCGGTGGTCGACGACGTCGCGCTCATCAAATCCATGCACACCACGCAGTTCAACCACGCGCCCGCTCAGGTCTTCATGAACACGGGCCACCAGATCGTAGGGCGTCCGAGCATGGGCGCCTGGCTTACCTATGGGCTTGGCTCTGAAAGTAAAGACTTACCCGGTTTCGTCGTCTTGCTTTCGGGCGACGCGGCTCCGGATGGCGGCAAGTCGTGTTGGGGGTCGGGGTTCCTTCCCACGAACTATCAAGGTGTAGAGTTTCGCAGCAAGGGGGATCCGGTGTTGTTTCTCTCGAACCCGCCGGGTGTTTCCGAGTTGGCGCGCAAGAACTCGATTCGCGCCCTCAACGCGCTCAACGCCGAGCACAAGCTCCGCATCGGCGACCCTGAAGTGGATACGCGGATCGCCGCCTACGAAATGGCTTTCCGCATGCAGGCGAGCGTGCCCGAATTGATGGACATCTCCCGCGAGACGCCTGCGACCCATGCGATGTACGGCACAGAACCCGGCAAGGAGTCGTTCGCGAACAACTGTCTGCTGGCACGCCGCCTGGTCGAACGGGGCGTGCGCTTCGTTCAGCTGTTTCACCGCGGCTGGGACCATCATGGAAACAAAAAGGGAGGTGACCTCGTGCACGGACTGCCCGCGCGGTGCAAAGAGGTCGACCAGGCGATGACGGCGTTGATCACCGACCTCAAACAGCGGGGGCTCTTGGACAGCACGCTCGTGGTCTGGGGCGGAGAGTTTGGCCGCACGCCCATGAACGAGGAGCGAGGCGGATCAAAGCTGCTAGGCCGTGATCACAATCCGAAGGCCTTTACGATGTGGGTGGCCGGAGGCGGCACGAAACCCGGAATCGAGATCGGCTCCACCGACAACTTCGGCTACCGCGTGGCCAACGATCCCGTGCACGTTCATGATCTGCATGCCACCGCGCTTCACCAGCTGGGCATCGACCACACCAAGCTGGTGTTCAAGTTTCAGGGCAGGGACTATCGGCTCACCGACGTGCACGGAGAGGTCGTTCACAAACTCGTGAGCTGAGCGGCGACACACGCGCTCAACGTGGGGCGGCTGGCTCCGCGGGCTTGCGTAGCAGCTTGTTGATGCGCCCGTACGCGTTCCACTCGGCCACATACAGGTTCCCCTGCGAGTCCCAGGCCGCTCCGTGGGGGGCGTTGAACTCACCCGGCCTCCATTCCGCGGGTGGCACCGCGTACTTTCCCCGCAGCTCGGGGTTGCTGTTGTCGCCCAGGTGAGCGGTCACCCGGTAGCTCTCGTCGAACAGGGTCACCCGGCCTTCGAGGTCGACGACCAGCAGATCGCGACCCCGCGCTACGATCTTCGACGGCCTCCGTAGGCCCTCTTCGACCTGCCCGAGATACGTGCCGTCGAGTGCGAAGCGCTGCAAGCGGTGGTTGGCGCGATCGGCAACCACCACTTGAGGTGTGGCGCCTCGGAGGTCGATGCCCACACCGTGCGGCTCGCGGAAGGGACCGGCCTGCCCCTCGCTGCCGTTCCACGACTGCACGTAGTTGCCTTCGTTGTCGAAGCGGTGAAGCCAATAGCGGCCGTAGCCATCCACCACGTAGACGTCTCCATTCGGGGCCACGTCGACGGCGGTGGGCCTGTATTCCTCGGCCGTCCGGTAAATGCCTCGGCGGTCGGGGAAGGGGATGGTCAACAACGTTTCACCCGTAAGGGAGATCTTGATCACCTCGTGGCGCCCGAGATGAGCCAGCCAAATGACTTCGCGACCGTTCGCCTCCTTCACGAGGCGCATACCGTGTATGCCGGCGGCCAGGTCTTGCCCGAACACGCGCAGGATCCGACCCTCAGGATCGGCCATGAAGAGGGCGTTGCCCGTATCGACACTGAAGAAGACGCGATCCTTGCTGTCGATCACCACGTCGCCATGCGTTTGCCCGACGTTCATGCCGGGTGGGAGCTTCGGCCAGCCCTCGACCCACTCGTAACGGTGCGGACCCTGCCCCACTTTCACGCCCGGCTTTGCCCGCGCCGGGGCCGGCAACATCAAGACAATCCCAGCCAGCGTCACGCCGGCCCAACGAAGAAGGAATGAGGGTCGCATGGGTAGGCCACGTCATTTACATGCGAAATTTGTGTGAGCGCAATCAGATTCGCAGCGAAATCACGCGACGCGTTTAAGGATTTGCTGGAGTCGTGGGGGGATAAATCGCGAGACCAGTGTTTGACCTGTCCACGGGTGTCCTCTTGTCGTAGCTTCGACCCGCTTTCCATGAACGCCGTCCAAGAGAATGCCTCGAAAGCCGAAAAGCCGACCAAAAGCCAACGCCTGTTCGGTAGGGCCACACCCGCGGTTCTGCTGGCAATGCTGCTCATCGTCTCCGCCTACTCGACCCTGAACTGGGCCAGAGGCTACGCATACCTGCATTGGCCAGACATGCGCATCGGAGGCATGCTGGACGGAACGGCGCGGCAGCCGTTCGTGAGCCGAACGCTGGTTCCCAGTGTTTACAAACCCATCGCAGCCGCCGCCGAGTCGCTGGTATCTCCCCTTCGTTCTATGCTTAACGAGGCCGATATCACTAGAGGGATGCTCCATGGTTTTTCGGTGGCGCACCGGATGGGGTCCGAGGATAGAGCCGCGGTCTTCTTGGCGATGGTTTGGCTCTCCCTCGTGCTTCTGGGAGTCGGCATCGTGGCGTTTCTCAGGAGTCTCGGACATGTCTCGACGGCGCCCTGGTGGACGGCGATATGTGCCGTGCTTCTTTGGCCGCTTCTAAAGTGTGAAGAGCGCGGCATCTACTTCATGTACGATCCCTTTACGCCCACGTTGGTTCTGTGGACGTTCATTGCGTTCTACAGCCGGCGCTGGGTGCTTGCGTTCTCCGGATTCGTCGCCTCAACACTGAATCGAGAGACGGGTGCCCTGTTGCCCTTGGTGGCAAGCTTCGCTTTGATCCCTGGACAAAGCGTTCGCGAGAAGTTGTCGAGTTTTGCCGGTATCCTGAAAGGAAAGGCGCCCGCCAAGTCGCGCATGGCTATCCTGGGGTTGCTGGCTGCATCTCTGTTGGGGGTTGCGATTCGGCAGGTCTCCACTCGACTCGTGTATCGAGATGCCATGGGAGACGCGCTCGAATTCCATCTCATGAATACGACGCTGTCATTTCATGCGGTCATGTCGTATTTGCCTAGAATGACGCTTGTCGTTGTCGTCTACTACCTGGTCGGCATGAGATCCTGGAATCGACTGGGAGGTCTTTTTCAAGGCGCGTCGATCATGTTTGGTTTGCAGTTGCTGGCGGGTGCGACCGTGGGCGTGATCGATGAAGTTCGGCAGTATGGTGAGCTTTATGGTGTAGGTTCTGTTCTCGCTTGTGTTCTCGTCTCTCGTCATCCCGAATCTATTGGCGCCGTGTCATTGCGAACTTTGACAAGAGGTGCAAGGCAGGCCGATGTCGCAGCTGGTTCCCTTGTGGCCCTCTTGTTGGCCTGGTCGACGGCAAACCACTGGAGAGATTCGATGAATTCCCACGCAAGTTTCGAGCGCGTTCACCTTAGTGAAAGATCGGGGTTATCCACACGTTCCCCTGAAGGAGAGCCCTGGGACGCAAACGGCAACTACGTCTTCGGAGACGACCGAGTCACGGTTTTTGTTGCGCAGTCGAAGGTTCGGCTCGATTCTCTAGAAATCGGTCTCGATGGCAACGACGAGTATAGAGTGTCCCTGAGGACCGACCAAAGTCGGGAGGAACACATCGTCTCTCCGGTGGGAGCTCCCGGGATCAGAAATCACCGGTTTCGCATCCCGGATGGCAGGCTAAATGAGGTGTACGTATTCCCAATCACAGGAGACGGCCGCTACGCTGTGGGGCATCTCCTGCTGAATAGGTAGGTCCGAGTCGCAAAGGGCGAACTGCGCCGCGACGCACTCTCGAGACCGGCAGGACCCTTGCACGGCGTGGGGGGGATGACGGGCTGCGGAGAGGTTGACGGGTGCAGAGAGGCCGAGCGCACGTTCGAGGGTGTCAACGAGGCGTTTCATGGCGCTTACGGCCAGGTGCGTGC belongs to Myxococcales bacterium and includes:
- a CDS encoding UbiA family prenyltransferase; this translates as MTATTVAQRLSPGALRAQAPWLLRVSRPALWINTVGTAFVGLWMTGTLFTWRFVPVLLWLTLPFNLLIYGVNDVSDLDTDARNERKGGWQGARIASHDVGSILRWVAALNLPFLLYFAGAYPWQAVAVALLYAGIFIGYSLPPRFKAHPFVDSLSNAAYALPLVLVPVALEAPVSWMAAAGLMVWSAAKHSFDAIQDRAEDSAAGLETTAVVLGQAGTLVYCGALWLLSTLCFATLDVTLALLNGVFAAGLIVRMARARTRSAYERVYAWSVAFPYVVGGYAGVGLALSLARAQWGH
- a CDS encoding FAD-dependent oxidoreductase → MRGKEVLVLGGGLGGLTTAALLCARGHRVTLVEKNAWLGGKSRRLTHHGVVIDTGPALVTFPEVWEGVVQTWRAAFPQLASQIAWPRFLRLPGLGLYRHEHYALTLPPSPADPGAEAFAAYAARYAPLGPLLSRLLQVDPRDRRAIGPALRMMQRLRFASSMHAWMRRNQPLPPPLGELIAIHALNAGAGPRDVPSLYGALPAVMADAGVFVPEGGVYRLVQTLVSLLEAGGVQIRTGCAATRIDGERVTLDGGQTLRADAIVSNLDPVCTERLLSEPASPSQRPHREKLSCSVMAFHGAVDPAKTAGWPLHQVIMPADSPSFFAALGAGLWPATTMAFLHHHPLGHPANPDPHHATLAVLLTVPAGPPPPEAEAFVARQLRRIERLTGLDVAALDPHRPGRAWVAPPLALTPAYYGAFGHPSGALYGQLHPPHRAGPFHPVPTRHPRHPLLFRVGAGIHPGGGIPAVLAGARGVAAAVHAHLGADALPTRPAVRTQHQRSPGEAA
- a CDS encoding carotenoid biosynthesis protein, whose product is MSWGRPSALGRSHRIKLAFLGALLVLGVGAVGVVHFPQQPGQAALSAVFTVLMAVPAGAAFLQRLGARRGLAILALLSVFGFAIEGTGVATGWPYGAFRYGDALGPKLLGLVPWTLPFSWVPLVLAAVALASSGRKVRHPLVVAFIATAYLVAFDLVLDPAATRLGFWSWQDPAAGARVIETLRFYDVPLSNFLGWIVSSLAASLLLLACLRIARVGLVAHPTLLGTWAANLVFLTLVNALLGFVLPALLGVTLAGLTAARLQLSGSGRGGRDT
- a CDS encoding PSD1 and planctomycete cytochrome C domain-containing protein; amino-acid sequence: MVTSRPAGPAATRCTRPLGVVCLALASVISLTLCCASARAADKPSPVSFDEHIRPLLEKHCTRCHGSGKQRAGLRLDRRPAAAFDDGIITPGRPDKSTLYLLLVTGDADDRMPQDAPALMPDEAALVSRWIAEGAPWPAHDPDDKATTHWAYQAPVLPTLPALDDPWINNPIDAFVREVMRAKGLRPSPRAEPEVLMRRVSLDLTGLPPSPDEIDAFTQDASPDAWERLVKRLLASPQYGERWARPWLDLARYGDSNGYEKDRLRSMWMFRDWVIESLNANMPFDRFTIEQLAGDMLPNATTAQKIASGFHANTLLNEEGGVDPLEARFEVMVDRTNTTASVWMGSTLGCAQCHNHKYDPFSARDYYRFLAFFDNTETITTGDFAGNGRPMGDPKLLVPNEAQARALQQLSRALQDAQRQLDTDTPAVVSERAAWMQSALGQARAWKTVEEVRGQSAHGARFSLRPDRAVLVSGPSSPTDDYTLRVSSPAKRVTALQIEVLPDASLPEGGPGRAPNGSFMISRLRVFAAPRGRPAERVEVRLARAIDSVANKTSPAEDMLDDDPHTGWSIGAQMGTAQLAAVEFATPLFFDDGVELTVTLEHQSIHPEHTLGCFRLSVSENAEALVFLGMPAEVRTFVQKPAARAADAPAAVAAFHRSVSKVLAPVRERIESLGRSIEALGIPSTLVMKEKAGPAPPSTPFRDKGAFTSPGEPLAAGTPAVLPPMNPALPRNRLGLAQWLASRDNPLIARVTMNRMWETLFGRGLVETAEDFGTQGSPPSHPKLLDWLAVTFMDKGWDAKAMLELIVSSATYQQSARTSPRLQALDPYNVYLARGPRFRVEAEMVRDIALAASGLLSLKRGGPSVFPPQPEGVWEIPYNDAVDSPRWTTASGEDRFRRGVYTFIRRSATYPVLTTFDGNSRQVCTVRRIRTNTPLQALTLLNDQAFLEMARGLSERMAKEAGSHPTARLQHGHRLATGRRASAKTLGILTTLLHNEEKRFARAGAVALLEQTRAGSRSAEDAARVGAPHEQAAWTLVANVLLNMDATQTKE